CTTTACTACAACGCCGTGCCGACCTGGGGCCCGCATGCCGACGTGACCGCCGGCCTGGCGAAGATCGCCGACAAGATTCCGCTGGTGATCATCTCCAACGCCATGGACGAGCAGATCATGTCCAACGTCGACAAGCTGGGCGTGCCCTTCCACAAGGTCTACACCGCGCAGCAGGCGCAGGCCTACAAGCCGCGCCTGCAAGCCTTCGAGTTCCTGCTCGACAACCTGGGCTGCGGGCCGCAAGACCTGCTGCACGTGTCCTCCAGCTTCCGCTACGACCTGATGCCGGCCGAAGACATGAAGATCAAGCACAAGGCCTTCGTCGCCCGCGGTCACGAGCAGCCGGGTAACGCCTGCTACAACTACCGGCAGATCACCGATATCGGCGGGTTGCCCGGCCTGGTCGGCCTTTGACTTGCAAGCCTCGCACAGCCTCGGCAAGTGGCGGTGCGAGGCGCTGCCGTATCCCTGGCAGCTTGCCACGCTGCCTCGACGAATTCTCCGAACCCAAGCCTGCAAGGTGATCTGATGAGCGATAACGAAACAAAAGAGGGTAGGCCGCTACGCAGCGCACGCTGGTTTCGCAAGGATGACCTGCCGGGTTTCGTGCATCGCTCGACCTTGTCGGCCGCCGGCTGGAGCCGCGAAGACCTGATGACGCGGCCGGTCGTCGGCATCCTCAACACCTGGTCCGATATCAATCCGTGCAACCTCAATCTGCGCACCCTTGCCGAAGAGGTGCGGGTCGGGATTCTCGAGGCGGGAGGGATCCCGTTCGAGGTGCCGCTGATGTCGATCAGCGAGAACATCATCAAGCCGAGCTCCTTCCCGTTTCGCAACCTGCTGGCCATGGAAGCCGAAGAGACCATTCGCGGCTATCCCTTCGATGCGCTGGTGCTGCTCGGCGGCTGTGACAAGACGCAGCCGGCCCTGCTGATGGGGGCCGCCAGCGCAGGCGTGCCGTTCATCTTCCTGGCCAGCGGCCCGGCTACCCCCCGCTCGGCGACTGGCGGCAATCTGGCCAATGCCACCGGGGTCTGGCGCCTGGTTGACCAACTGCGTGCCGGCGAACTCTCCGACGGCGAGTTCGCCGCGTTCGAGCGCAGCGTGATGGGCACGGCCGGCCACTGCGCGGAAATGGGTACCGCTTCCTCGATGGCGGTGATCTGCGAAGCCCTGGGCGTATCGCTGCCTAGCAGCAGCCTGGTGCCGGCGGTCGACCGCGGCCGACAGCAGATCGCCCGCGAGGTGGGCCGTCGTAGCGTGCGCATGGCCGCCGATGGCAGCCCCTGCCCGAGCGAGGTGCTCGATGCGCGCGCCTTCGACAATGCCATCACCCTGCTGTGCGCGGTGGGCGGCTCGACCAACGTCATCATTCACCTGCTGGCGCTCGCCGGCCGCGTCGGCGTGCCGCTGAGCCTGGAGCGCTTCGACGAGATCGCCAGGCGTGTGCCGTTGATCGCCAACGTCCAGCCCGCCGGCGAACACCTGACCGAGCGGCTGATGGCCGCCGGTGGCGTACCGGCCCTGCTCAAGACCCTCGCGCCCTTGCTGCACCTCGATGCGCGCACCGTCGACGGGCGCACCCTCGGCGAGATTATCGACACGGCGCAGGTGTTCGACAGCGATGTGATCCGCCCGCTGGACAAACCGGTCAAGCCTGGCGAGACCATGGTCGTGGTCAAGGGCAACCTGGCCCCGGATGGGGCGGTGATGAAGACCTGTGCGGCCGATCCCAAGCTGTTCCGTCACCGCGGCCCGGCGGTGGTGTTCGAGGACGTGCAAACGATTGCCGACCAGATCGATAACCCCGAACTCGGCATCGACAAGAACAGCGTGCTGATCCTGCGCAATGCCGGCCCGGTGGGCGCGGCGATGCCGGAGTGGGGCATGCTGCCCCTGCCGCGTCATCTGATGGAGCGCGGTGTGCGCGACATGCTGCGCATCTCCGATGCGCGCATGAGCGGCACGGCCTATGGTGCCGCCGTGCTCCACGTTTCACCCGAGGCGGCGGTCGGCGGGCCGCTGGCCCTGGTGCGTAACGGCGACATCATCGAACTCGACGTCGCCGAGCGGCGACTGCAGCTTTGTGTCGAAGAGGAGGAACTGGAACGTCGGCGCCAGGCCTGGCAACCGCCGCTGTCACGCCATGTGCGTGGCTATCGCAACCTGTACAACCAACATATCGAGCAGGCTCATCTGGGCTGCGATTTCGATTTTCTCCGTGGCGCCAACGAGGAAACCCTGCCTGAAGGGCTTTTCGATGGCTGGGTAGGGGGCTGGTAGGACTTCACCATGAGCATTCTTTATCGATCCGATGCCGCACGCGCCCCTGCCTGGGCGCGCTACTTCGCCGAACACGCCCCGGATCTCGACTTCCGGGTCTGGCCCGATGCCGGCGACCTCGACGAGGTCGAATACCTGATTGCCTGGCAGGCGCCAGCGGATTTCATCGCCCAACTGCCGCGGCTGAAGGTGTTCTTCTCCTCGGGGGCGGGCGTCGATCATGTCGATTTCTCCGCTATCCCCAGGCAGGTTCCCATCGTCAGGATGGTCGAGCCAGGGATCATCGACGGCATGGTGGAGTATGTGTCGCTCTGCGTGCTGGCCCTGCACCGCGACTTCTTCGACTATGTGCAGGCGAAGCAGTCGCGCACCTGGAATCCGCTCGAAGTGTCACCTGCCTCGGCTCGCACCATCGGCGTGATGGGCATGGGCTCGCTCGGCAGCGCCGTTCTACAGCGCCTGGCGAGCTACGGCTTCGACCTGCGTGGCTGGAACCGCTCGCCGCGTGAGCTGTCGGGCGTGGAGAGTTTCGCCGGCGCAGAGCAGTTGCAGCCCTTTCTCGCCGGCTGCGATGTGCTGATCTGCCTGTTGCCGCTCACCCCGGCCACCCGGGGCATCCTGAACCGCGAAGTGTTTTCCCTGCTGCCTGCCGGCGCGGCGCTGATCAATGTCGGGCGTGGCCAGCACCTGGTCGAGGCGGATCTGCTCGAGGCGCTGGATGCCGGGCGCCTATCGCGTGCCATTCTCGATGTGACCGAGCCTGAGCCCTTGCCTGCGGAGCATCCATTCTGGGGCCATCCGCGGGTCTTTCTGACCCCCCATGTGGCGAGCATGACCCAGCCCGAATCGGCTGCGCCGATCCTGCTGGCGAACATTCGTCGACATCAACGGGGCGAGCCACTCGTGGATGCCATCGACCGTTCTCGCGGTTATTGAGGCGAGCGGCCCCATGGCGCTGCCGCGATGCGCCAGGGGCACTACGCAGGCATGGCAGCGGGCGCTCCCTGGGGCGCCCGTTGTGCATTCAGGCCAGGCGCATTTTCTGCGGCCGCAGCCCCTGAGAGGGTTTTGCCAGGGAGGGGGGAGCGCCCCGCGAGGGTGCGTCAGGCCTGCCGTTGCCCAGTCGTGGAGCGCCCCGCAAAGTCTGCTGGGGGTGGTGGGCAAAACGGTGGTTTATGTCGGTTGGCTCGTGCTTTTAACGTCATCTGCTGGTTTCACGGTGCTGTAATGAAGCCGTGGTGCTGCGACCTATCGTCGCTTTCATCAACGAACTTCCAGGATTGCCCACATGAGTTTTCTTCGCCCCAAGTACATCACCTTCGACTGCTACGGCACCTTGACCAACTTCCAGATGGGCCCGCTGACCCGCGAGCTGTTCGCTGACCGCGTCGCGCCTGAGCAGATGGATCAGTTCGTCAGGGATTTCGCTGCCTACCGCCTGGATCAGGTGATGGGTGACTGGCGGCCCTATGATGAAATTCTCGATACCGCGATCTCCCGCGTGTGCAAGCGCTGGGGCGTGGAATATCGTGGCGAGGGACGGCTCTACTACAACGCCGTGCCGACCTGGGGCCCGCATGCCGACGTGACCGCCGGCCTGGCGAAGATCGCCGACAAGATTCCGCTGGTGATCATCTCCAACGCCATGGACGAGCAGATCATGTCCAACGTCGACAAGCTGGGCGTGCCCTTCCACAAGGTCTACACCGCGCAGCAGGCGCAGGCCTACAAGCCGCGCCTGCAAGCCTTCGAGTACCTGCTCGACAACCTGGGCTGCGGGCCGCAAGACCTGCTGCACGTGTCCTCCAGCTTCCGCTATGACCTGATGCCGGCCGAAGACATGAAGATCAAGCACAAGGCCTTCGTCGCCCGCGGTCACGAGCAGCCGGGTAACGCCTGCTACAACTACCGGCAGATCACCGATATCGGCGGGTTGCCCGGCCTGGTCGGGCTCTGAGCCGCAACCGTCACTTTTACACGGGATAAGGGGTTAGCCATGCGCAGTGAGTCCTATTGGCTCGATACCGCACCGGCGTTCACCGGCGCTCAGACCGGCGCACTGCCGGCACGCGTCGATGTTGCCGTGGTCGGCGGCGGTTTCACCGGGCTGTCGGCGGCCCGTGCGCTGGCCCTGAAAGGGGCGAGCGTGGCGGTACTGGAGGCCGGCCGGGTGGTCGGCGAGGCCTCCGGGCGTAATGGCGGGCATTGCAATACCGGGGTGGCCCAGGACTACGCCAGCCTGGTCGCCAGCCTCGGCGCCGAGCGGGCCCGCGCTTATTACCGGGCCTATGAAAGTGCGGTGCAGAGCGTGGTGACCTTGGTGGAGGCGGAAGGCATCGCTTGCGACCTCAAGCGCAGCGGCAAGCTCAAGCTGGCTGCCAAGCCCCAGCACTACGATGGCCTGGCGCGCACCTGCGAGCTGATCCGCCGCGAGGTCGACGCCGAGGTGGAGCTGTTGTCCGCCGAACAGGCCCGAGCCGAAGTCGACTCGGCCGAGTTCCACGGCGGCCTGCTGCAGCGCAACGGTGTGCAGATGCATGTCGGCCGCTTCGGTGTTGGTCTGGCCGAAGCGGCGGCGCGCCACGGTGCGCTGATCTACCAGCAGACCACCCTGCAGGGCTGGAAGGCCGAGGCCGGTGGCTATCGGCTCGAAACCAGTGGCGGCAGCCTGCAGGCCGGCCAGGTGCTGATGGCGACCGGCGCCAGCCAGCACGGCGGGCTGGGTTGGTACCGGCGGCGGATCGTGCCGGTGGGCAGTTTCATCGTGGCCACCGAGGTATTGCCCCAGGCGCTGCTCGATCAGCTATTGCCGCAACGGCGTTCGTACGTCACCAGCCGCATGATCGGCAACTACTTCCGGGTGACCCCGGACAACCGCCTGCTGTTCGGTGGCCGGGCGCGCTTCGCCATGTCCGGAGGCAGCTCCGATGCCAAGAGCGGCAAGATCCTGCAGGCGGCGATGGCGCAAATGTTCCCGCCGTTGGCCCAGGTGAAAATCGACTATTGCTGGGGCGGTTTGGTGGATATGACCTCCGACCGCCTGCCACGCGCCGGCCAGCATGGCGGCGTGTATCACGCCATGGGCTACAGCGGCCATGGTGTGCAGATGTCGGTGCACATGGGCCAGGCGATGGCCGAGGTGATGGACGGCAAGGCCGAGGCCAACCCTTGGGGCGATCTGGATTGGCCGGCGATTCCCGGGCATTTCGGCAAGCCCTGGTTCCTCCCGGTGGTGGGGGTCTACTACCGCCTTCAGGACTACTTGCATTGAGCGTGTGACAAGAAAAGCAGTGGCACCACCGTCGTTTGCGTTACCCGGTCGCTCCGCTTAGCCGTGAGCATTCGAGCCTTCCATTTTCGACAGGTAGAACGATATGTCTGACAACAAGAACATCCCCGACACTCAACTGATCAGCGGCGAGCAGAGTCAGCGCATTTTCGAGGGGCTCAACCGGGGCATGTCGCGCCGTGACGCCCTGCGCATGCTGGGCCTGGCCGGTATCGCCGCGGCTGGCGCGGGTAGCCTGTTCGGCCCGGCAGGCCAGGTGCTGGCCGCTGGCGCCAGCGCAGGCAGCGTCAAGGGCAAACGTGGTGGGCGCATCAAGGTGGCCAGCGCCACCAGCTCCACCGCCGACACCCTCGACCCGGCCAAGGGCTCGAACTACACCGATTACTGTCGGCACAACATGTTCTACAACGGCCTGACCTCGCTGGACGAGCAACTGGTACCGCGCATGGCCCTGGCCGAGTCGTTCGACACCAGCGATGCCTTGTCCTGGAACATCAAGCTGCGCAAGGACATCCTGTTCCACGATGGCAAGCCGATGACCTCGGCCGACGTGGTCTACTCGCTGACCCGGCACAAGCTGCCGCAGGTGGGCTCCAAGGCGCTGAGCATCGCCCAGCAGTTCGAGGAGGTGAAGGCCAACGGCCCGCACGAGGTGCAGGTGCGCCTGATCAGCCCCAATGCCGACCTGCCGGCGGTGCTCGGCACCACGCATTTTCTCATCGTGCGGGACGGCACCACCGACTTCACCACCGCCAACGGCACCGGGCCGTTCACCTGTGCCGAGTTCCAGCCGGGCGTGCGCTCCATCGCCAAGCGCAATGACAACTACTGGAAGCCGGGCCTGCCGTATCTCGACGAGATCGAGTTCTTCTCCATCCCCGATGAGTCGGCACGGATCAGCGCGTTGCTGGCCGGCGACGTGGATCTGATCAACCCGGTCAGCCCGCGCTCGGTTTCGCGCCTCGAGGGCAATGCCAACGTGGCGCTGATGGAGTCGCCCACTGGCGGCTACACCAACCTGGTGATGCGCGATGAGCTGGGCCCGGTGCAGAACCCGGATTTCGTTCTGGCCATGAAGTACCTGCTCGATCGCAAGCAGATCAACCGCGTGGCCTTTCGTGGCTACGGCAGGATCGCCAACGACCAGCCGATCGCCGCCAACAGCCGCTATTACTCCGCCGATGTCCCGCAGCGCGCGTTCGACCTGGACAAGGCCAAGTTTCACCTCCAGAAGTCCGGCATGGCCGGGCGCTCCTTGCCGCTGGTGGCGTCGGAGGCTGCTACCGGCTCGCTGGACATCGCCCAGCTCCTGCAGCTCTCCGGCCAGCAGATCGGCCTCAAGCTGGATATCAAACGGGTTCCAGCCGATGGCTACTGGTCCAATCACTGGATGAAGCACCCGCTGGGTTTCGGTGCCATCGGGGCGCGTCCGACCGCCGATCTGTTGTTCAGCCTCTTCTTCCAGTCCGATGCTGTGATGAACGAGTCGGGTTGGAAGAACGAGCGCTTCGATCAGTTGCTGCTCGCCGCGCGCGGGGAAACCGACGACGCCAAGCGCAAACAGATGTACGGTGAGATGCAGGCGCTGGTGCATGAGCACTGTGGGGTCGGCATCTCCCAGTTCAACAGCAGCCTCGATGGCCGTAATGCCAAGCTCAAGGGACTGGTGCCTCACCCACTGGGTGGGCTGATGGGCTACATGTTCGCCGAGTACGCCTGGTTGGATGCCTGAAGCGCAGCGCCGATAAGCACGGCGCCGCCGGCACGGTAAGGCAGGCGGCGACCCTATAACAAGAGGGGCTTGAATATGAACGGCACCATTGCGCGCCTTGTGGTGGGACGTCTGGGGATTGGCGTGATCACCTTGTTGATCGTCTCGCTGGTGGTATTTTTCCTCACCAGTTTGTTGCCCGGCGACGCCGTGCAGGAAATGCTCGGCCAGGAGGCCACCCCTGAAGCGGTGGCGGCCATGCGGGCGCAGCTTGGTCTGGATCAGCCGATCTACCTGCGCTACCTGCACTGGCTCGGCGGACTGCTCAGTGGCAGCCCTGGGGTATCGATGGTCAATGGCATGCCGGTGGGCGATCTGATCGCCAGCCGCCTGCCCAACACCCTGAGCCTGGCGGCAATCACCGCGCTGGTGTCGGTGCCGATAGCGCTGAGCATCGGCATTCTCTCGGCGATGTACCGTGGCTCGAAGTTTGACCGCTACAGCAACATGCTGACGGTGTTCGCGGTGTCCGTGCCGGAGTTTCTCATCGCCACCATCGCCGTGCTGATCTTCGCCGTGAAGCTGGGCTGGCTGTCGGCCTTGTCGCGCAGTGTCGAGGTGCACAGCTTCGGCGAGCTGTTGCGCGTCTATGCCATGCCAGTGCTGACCCTGTGCTGCGTGCTGATCGCCCAGATGGCGCGCATGACCCGCGCGGCGGTGGTCGATCAGCTCAGTTCGCCCTACGTGGAAATGGCCGTGCTCAAGGGCGCCCGGCCGATCCGCGTGGTGCTGCGCCACGCACTGCCCAACGCCATCGGGCCGATCGCCAATGCGGTGGCGTTGAGCCTGTCGTACCTGCTCGGCGGCGTGGTCATCGTCGAGTCGATCTTCAACTATCCGGGGATCGCGACGCTGATCGTCAATGGCGTGATCACCCGCGACATGCCCTTGGTGCAGGCCTGCGTGATGCTGTTCTGCCTGGGCTTCCTGACGCTGGTGCTGCTGGCCGACCTCTGTGCCATCCTGTCCAACCCGAGGCTGCGCAAATGAAAACGGACACCGTATCCACACGAGCGAGCGCCGCGCTGCGCGATATTCCCCTCGAGGCTCCGCTGCCCGCCGTGGCGCCGCGCAAGCGTCGTCTGAAGCTGTCCGGTGCCGGCATCGTCGGTTTGCTGCTGGTGTCGTTCTGGGCCGTGATGGCGGTGGCTGGCCCCTGGCTGGCACCGCACGACCCCAACGCTCTGGTCAGCGATGACTTCTTCGGCCCGCTGAGCCTGCAATTCCCGCTGGGCAGCGATTACCTGGGCCGCGACATGCTCAGCCGCCTGCTGCAGGGCGCGCCATACACCATCGGCGTGGCCCTGCTGGCCACCGTGCTGGCCTGCTCCGCCGGCGTACTGCTGGCGCTGGTGGCGGCGGCCTCCGGAGGCTGGCTGGATGCCCTGATCAGCCGCACCCAGGATGCCCTGATCGCCATTCCCAACAAGATCTTCGCCCTGTTGATGGTGGCTTCGTTCGGCTCCTCGGTGCCGTTGTTGCTGCTGATGGCGGCTTTCGCCTACATGCCCGGCTCGTTCCGTATCGCCCGTGCCGTGGCGGTGAACCTGATGGCCATGGACTTCGTGCGGGTCGCGCGTACCCGCGGTGAGGGCATGGCCTACATCATCTTCATCGAGGTGCTGCCGAACATGCTGCGCCCGGTGTTCACCGATTTCGGCCTGCGTTTCGTCTACGTGGTGCTGTTGCTCAGTGCCATGAGCTTCCTCGGCCTGGGCATCCAGCCGCCGGATGCCGACTGGGGTTCGCTGGTGCGCGAGAACATTCAGGGTCTGGGCCAGGGCGCCCCGGCCGTACTGGCCCCGGCGCTGGCCATCGCCAGCCTGACCATGGGCGTCAACCTGCTGATCGACAGCCTCGGCGGACGAACCCAGCGCGGCACGGAGAAGTGACATGAAGCAGATCGTCAAGGTAAGTGGCTTGCAGGTGGCCGCCCGCAATGACCAGGGCATCGACGTACCGATCGTGCAGGGGGCCGAATTCAGCCTGAACAAGGGCGAGGTGCTGGCGCTGATCGGTGAGTCCGGCTCGGGCAAGAGCACCATCGCCCTGTCACTGATGGGCTATGCCCGCGCCGGTTGCCGCATCGTCGGTGGCTCGGTGCGCATCGGCGAGGTCGATGTGCTGCAGCTCTCCAACAGCGAGCTGGCCAAGTTGCGCGGGCGCACCGTGGCCTATATCGCGCAGAGCGCGGCAGCGGCCTTCAACCCCTCGAAGACCATCATGGCGCAGGTGATCGAAGGCGCCCTGATCCATGGCCTGCTGTCACGCAAGCAGGCGCAGGACAAAGCCGTCGAGCTGTTCCGCGCCCTGGCCTTGCCGGAACCCGAGCGTATCGGCGCGCGTTATCCGCACCAGGTCTCGGGCGGGCAGTTGCAACGTCTGATGGCGGCCATGGCGCTGATCACCGACCCAGCCCTGGTGATCCTCGACGAGCCGACCACGGCGCTGGACGTGACCACCCAGATCGAAGTGCTGCGCGCCTTCAAGCAGGTGGTGCGCGAGCGCGATACCACCGCCATCTACGTGTCCCACGATCTGGCCGTGGTGGCGCAGATGGCCGACCGCATCATCGTGCTGCGTGATGGCCAGATTCAGGAGCACAACAGCACCGAACAGATCCTGCGCGAGCCGCAACATCCCTATACGCGCAGCCTGCTGGCGGCGATGAAGCCAACGGTGCAGGGCGGCGTCAGCGATCATCAGGTCACTCCGGAGGAGGAGGGCCTGCTGCTCGACGTGCGTGGCCTGGAAATCTGCTACGGCATCAAGAAGGTGCTGCACCAGGTCGACCTCAAGGTGCGGCGTGGCGAGGCAGTGGGGGTGATCGGCGAGTCCGGTTCGGGCAAGACCACCCTGGCCCAGGCCATCGCCGGCCTGGTCGAACCCTCGGCCGGGCAGATCCTGCTCGATGCTCAGCCGCTGAGCCGCTCTCTGGATGGGCGCAGCCGCGAGCAGTTCCGGCGCATCCAGTACGTGTTCCAGAATGCCGACACGGCGCTCAACC
The genomic region above belongs to Pseudomonas sp. GOM7 and contains:
- a CDS encoding haloacid dehalogenase type II, with the translated sequence MSFLRPKYITFDCYGTLTNFQMGPLTRELFADRVAPEQMDQFVRDFAAYRLDQVMGDWRPYDEILDTAISRVCKRWGVEYRGEGRLYYNAVPTWGPHADVTAGLAKIADKIPLVIISNAMDEQIMSNVDKLGVPFHKVYTAQQAQAYKPRLQAFEFLLDNLGCGPQDLLHVSSSFRYDLMPAEDMKIKHKAFVARGHEQPGNACYNYRQITDIGGLPGLVGL
- a CDS encoding dihydroxy-acid dehydratase; translated protein: MSDNETKEGRPLRSARWFRKDDLPGFVHRSTLSAAGWSREDLMTRPVVGILNTWSDINPCNLNLRTLAEEVRVGILEAGGIPFEVPLMSISENIIKPSSFPFRNLLAMEAEETIRGYPFDALVLLGGCDKTQPALLMGAASAGVPFIFLASGPATPRSATGGNLANATGVWRLVDQLRAGELSDGEFAAFERSVMGTAGHCAEMGTASSMAVICEALGVSLPSSSLVPAVDRGRQQIAREVGRRSVRMAADGSPCPSEVLDARAFDNAITLLCAVGGSTNVIIHLLALAGRVGVPLSLERFDEIARRVPLIANVQPAGEHLTERLMAAGGVPALLKTLAPLLHLDARTVDGRTLGEIIDTAQVFDSDVIRPLDKPVKPGETMVVVKGNLAPDGAVMKTCAADPKLFRHRGPAVVFEDVQTIADQIDNPELGIDKNSVLILRNAGPVGAAMPEWGMLPLPRHLMERGVRDMLRISDARMSGTAYGAAVLHVSPEAAVGGPLALVRNGDIIELDVAERRLQLCVEEEELERRRQAWQPPLSRHVRGYRNLYNQHIEQAHLGCDFDFLRGANEETLPEGLFDGWVGGW
- a CDS encoding 2-hydroxyacid dehydrogenase, which produces MSILYRSDAARAPAWARYFAEHAPDLDFRVWPDAGDLDEVEYLIAWQAPADFIAQLPRLKVFFSSGAGVDHVDFSAIPRQVPIVRMVEPGIIDGMVEYVSLCVLALHRDFFDYVQAKQSRTWNPLEVSPASARTIGVMGMGSLGSAVLQRLASYGFDLRGWNRSPRELSGVESFAGAEQLQPFLAGCDVLICLLPLTPATRGILNREVFSLLPAGAALINVGRGQHLVEADLLEALDAGRLSRAILDVTEPEPLPAEHPFWGHPRVFLTPHVASMTQPESAAPILLANIRRHQRGEPLVDAIDRSRGY
- a CDS encoding haloacid dehalogenase type II, producing the protein MSFLRPKYITFDCYGTLTNFQMGPLTRELFADRVAPEQMDQFVRDFAAYRLDQVMGDWRPYDEILDTAISRVCKRWGVEYRGEGRLYYNAVPTWGPHADVTAGLAKIADKIPLVIISNAMDEQIMSNVDKLGVPFHKVYTAQQAQAYKPRLQAFEYLLDNLGCGPQDLLHVSSSFRYDLMPAEDMKIKHKAFVARGHEQPGNACYNYRQITDIGGLPGLVGL
- a CDS encoding NAD(P)/FAD-dependent oxidoreductase, producing MRSESYWLDTAPAFTGAQTGALPARVDVAVVGGGFTGLSAARALALKGASVAVLEAGRVVGEASGRNGGHCNTGVAQDYASLVASLGAERARAYYRAYESAVQSVVTLVEAEGIACDLKRSGKLKLAAKPQHYDGLARTCELIRREVDAEVELLSAEQARAEVDSAEFHGGLLQRNGVQMHVGRFGVGLAEAAARHGALIYQQTTLQGWKAEAGGYRLETSGGSLQAGQVLMATGASQHGGLGWYRRRIVPVGSFIVATEVLPQALLDQLLPQRRSYVTSRMIGNYFRVTPDNRLLFGGRARFAMSGGSSDAKSGKILQAAMAQMFPPLAQVKIDYCWGGLVDMTSDRLPRAGQHGGVYHAMGYSGHGVQMSVHMGQAMAEVMDGKAEANPWGDLDWPAIPGHFGKPWFLPVVGVYYRLQDYLH
- a CDS encoding ABC transporter substrate-binding protein; the protein is MSDNKNIPDTQLISGEQSQRIFEGLNRGMSRRDALRMLGLAGIAAAGAGSLFGPAGQVLAAGASAGSVKGKRGGRIKVASATSSTADTLDPAKGSNYTDYCRHNMFYNGLTSLDEQLVPRMALAESFDTSDALSWNIKLRKDILFHDGKPMTSADVVYSLTRHKLPQVGSKALSIAQQFEEVKANGPHEVQVRLISPNADLPAVLGTTHFLIVRDGTTDFTTANGTGPFTCAEFQPGVRSIAKRNDNYWKPGLPYLDEIEFFSIPDESARISALLAGDVDLINPVSPRSVSRLEGNANVALMESPTGGYTNLVMRDELGPVQNPDFVLAMKYLLDRKQINRVAFRGYGRIANDQPIAANSRYYSADVPQRAFDLDKAKFHLQKSGMAGRSLPLVASEAATGSLDIAQLLQLSGQQIGLKLDIKRVPADGYWSNHWMKHPLGFGAIGARPTADLLFSLFFQSDAVMNESGWKNERFDQLLLAARGETDDAKRKQMYGEMQALVHEHCGVGISQFNSSLDGRNAKLKGLVPHPLGGLMGYMFAEYAWLDA
- a CDS encoding ABC transporter permease, giving the protein MNGTIARLVVGRLGIGVITLLIVSLVVFFLTSLLPGDAVQEMLGQEATPEAVAAMRAQLGLDQPIYLRYLHWLGGLLSGSPGVSMVNGMPVGDLIASRLPNTLSLAAITALVSVPIALSIGILSAMYRGSKFDRYSNMLTVFAVSVPEFLIATIAVLIFAVKLGWLSALSRSVEVHSFGELLRVYAMPVLTLCCVLIAQMARMTRAAVVDQLSSPYVEMAVLKGARPIRVVLRHALPNAIGPIANAVALSLSYLLGGVVIVESIFNYPGIATLIVNGVITRDMPLVQACVMLFCLGFLTLVLLADLCAILSNPRLRK
- a CDS encoding ABC transporter permease; translation: MKTDTVSTRASAALRDIPLEAPLPAVAPRKRRLKLSGAGIVGLLLVSFWAVMAVAGPWLAPHDPNALVSDDFFGPLSLQFPLGSDYLGRDMLSRLLQGAPYTIGVALLATVLACSAGVLLALVAAASGGWLDALISRTQDALIAIPNKIFALLMVASFGSSVPLLLLMAAFAYMPGSFRIARAVAVNLMAMDFVRVARTRGEGMAYIIFIEVLPNMLRPVFTDFGLRFVYVVLLLSAMSFLGLGIQPPDADWGSLVRENIQGLGQGAPAVLAPALAIASLTMGVNLLIDSLGGRTQRGTEK
- a CDS encoding ABC transporter ATP-binding protein, producing the protein MKQIVKVSGLQVAARNDQGIDVPIVQGAEFSLNKGEVLALIGESGSGKSTIALSLMGYARAGCRIVGGSVRIGEVDVLQLSNSELAKLRGRTVAYIAQSAAAAFNPSKTIMAQVIEGALIHGLLSRKQAQDKAVELFRALALPEPERIGARYPHQVSGGQLQRLMAAMALITDPALVILDEPTTALDVTTQIEVLRAFKQVVRERDTTAIYVSHDLAVVAQMADRIIVLRDGQIQEHNSTEQILREPQHPYTRSLLAAMKPTVQGGVSDHQVTPEEEGLLLDVRGLEICYGIKKVLHQVDLKVRRGEAVGVIGESGSGKTTLAQAIAGLVEPSAGQILLDAQPLSRSLDGRSREQFRRIQYVFQNADTALNPQHSIEDILARPLRFYHGMKGAQQQRRMAELLELVQLPAGIAQRRPSELSGGQKQRINLARALAAEPDLILCDEVTSALDTVVGAAILELLRDLRRELGLSYLFISHDISTVRALCDDIVVMYSGHKVEAGDQQAFAQAPFHPYTDLLINSVPELRQGWLENCGASYGALPVISEPAVGARLCPFLDRCSVRVEGLCNRREPPRVLIAGGSEVLCHRSSAELQQAQQVRCERKLLEAYA